A window of Cellulosimicrobium protaetiae genomic DNA:
CGATGCAGCTCACCTACGACCACCCCGAACGTGTACGCACCGCCGTGCAGCTCTCCGTCCCGCCGGGCTTCTTCACCTTCAGCCCGAGGCTGCTGCCGGCCTTCCAGCACCTGCCGAAGTTCATCTGGCACCGGCCGGGCGCCTCGCTGCGCGGGACGTTCTCCCCGCGGTACGCCGCCCGGCCGATGTCCGAGGCGACGGTCGACGCGCACCTCGCGCCGTTGCAGCGCCCCGAGATCGACGGGGCGGTGCGCACCCTCACCCGCCGCATGATCCTGCCCGAGGTGCTGCGCATCATGAGAGGCGTGTACCGCCGCCGACGTCTCACCGTACCGACGCTCGTCGTCTACGGACGGCTCGACCACCCCACCACGGAGGAGCTCATGGGCCGCATCTGCCGCCGCCCGGAGCGCTACGCCGACCGCGTCGAGTTCGCCTGGGTCCCGGACGCCGCACACTTCATCACCGACGACGCCCCCGAGGACGTTGCGGAGCTCGCGCTCGACTGGTTCGACCGCGCCGCGTGACGGCCTGATCCTCCGAGCCACCAGATCGACCCGTACGCCCGAGGTCGACCCTCGGGAGGTCGATCTGGTGACGGGCAGGCCGATCTCGCGTCACGACCGCA
This region includes:
- a CDS encoding alpha/beta fold hydrolase, which translates into the protein MATQQPRTTRPADARAWSPPLPEAPGFDHLVVETPGLRTHVATLGTGEPVVLLHGFPEHWWQWHEVAPVLAAAGYRVLCPDLRGAGWTTADDPRIERETRLRDLLALLDAFDVERAHLVSHDMGVITAMQLTYDHPERVRTAVQLSVPPGFFTFSPRLLPAFQHLPKFIWHRPGASLRGTFSPRYAARPMSEATVDAHLAPLQRPEIDGAVRTLTRRMILPEVLRIMRGVYRRRRLTVPTLVVYGRLDHPTTEELMGRICRRPERYADRVEFAWVPDAAHFITDDAPEDVAELALDWFDRAA